One genomic region from Mangifera indica cultivar Alphonso chromosome 17, CATAS_Mindica_2.1, whole genome shotgun sequence encodes:
- the LOC123200034 gene encoding uncharacterized protein LOC123200034 isoform X1: MVMINTYITDWIGQFLACMGGCFGCCSKSTPIIAVDEPSKGLKIQGRTVKKPTISDDFWSSSTCDLENSAVQSQRSISSISINQTLNHCSGNNGTSSHSEFVNHGKFQQYLILVFLSISGLLLWNQVRCQWIGNSKPKNETQHSWEPKSSWPATYESLLGTKNPFPGPIPLSEMVDFLVDVWEQEGLYD; the protein is encoded by the exons TGGTTGCTTTGGGTGCTGCAGTAAGTCCACCCCAATTATCGCTGTGGATGAGCCATCAAAGGGATTGAAAATTCAAGGGCGGACTGTGAAGAAACCTACCATATCAGATGATTTTTGGAGCTCAAGCACATGTGATTTGGAAAACAGTGCAGTTCAATCCCAGAGAAGCATTTCATCTATCAGCATAAATCAGACCCTCAATCACTGCAGTGGAAATAATGGCACAAGCAGCCATTCTGAATTTGTTAATCATGGAAAGTTtcaacaatatttaattttagttttcttatcAATTTCTG GTCTTCTTCTGTGGAATCAAGTAAGATGTCAATGGATTGGAAATAGCAAGCCAAAGAATGAAACTCAACATAGTTGGGAACCTAAATCAAG TTGGCCTGCCACATATGAAAGTTTACTTGGAACCAAAAATCCTTTTCCCGGGCCCATCCCTCTCAGC GAAATGGTTGATTTTCTGGTGGATGTATGGGAGCAGGAAGGATTGTATGATTGA